A window of the Haloarcula litorea genome harbors these coding sequences:
- a CDS encoding universal stress protein has protein sequence MYDTILLPTDGSDGMDTVTEHGLTLADRFDAEIHVLHVVDDRAYASVPDDARDRIRETLEADAEDATKAVAERSLEAEIPVVREIRWGNPPASIIAYTRENEVDLIVMGTHGRSGYERYLLGSVAEKVVRAASVPVLTVNIFDQPAETGEESGVAAPETDLR, from the coding sequence ATGTACGACACGATTCTGCTCCCAACGGATGGAAGCGATGGGATGGATACCGTGACCGAGCACGGATTGACACTGGCGGATCGGTTCGATGCTGAGATCCACGTTCTCCACGTCGTCGATGACCGAGCCTACGCATCTGTGCCTGATGACGCCCGAGATCGCATCCGTGAGACGCTCGAAGCGGACGCAGAGGACGCAACGAAAGCGGTCGCGGAACGCAGCCTCGAAGCCGAGATCCCTGTCGTCCGAGAGATTCGCTGGGGTAATCCACCCGCGAGTATCATCGCTTACACACGGGAAAACGAGGTGGATCTCATCGTTATGGGAACGCACGGTCGGTCAGGCTATGAACGCTACCTTCTCGGGAGTGTTGCAGAAAAAGTCGTTCGTGCGGCCTCTGTCCCAGTCCTTACCGTCAATATCTTCGATCAACCAGCCGAGACTGGCGAGGAGTCCGGAGTAGCCGCCCCTGAAACCGACCTCCGATAA
- a CDS encoding DUF3592 domain-containing protein: MTDSSSFSVDGPDTLRGALILLILGLGITGYGAYDYVQQSDAIRNAVEVDATITEVDVVTESSVSGQSGGKSSYEPRVEFTYEYQDTTYTGTNVFPAHIAPEYDQRSNAESIIDEYEEGESVTAYVDSTDPNHAFLKNKTSKTPLIMAGIGAVASLFGAVSSLKKYQNN, from the coding sequence ATGACTGACAGCTCCAGCTTCAGCGTTGATGGCCCAGACACGCTTCGCGGTGCTTTGATACTCCTTATCTTGGGTCTCGGGATAACCGGGTACGGTGCGTACGACTATGTTCAGCAGTCGGATGCAATACGGAATGCCGTTGAAGTTGATGCCACCATCACCGAGGTCGATGTTGTAACTGAAAGCTCCGTGAGCGGGCAATCGGGAGGGAAGAGTAGTTATGAACCCCGGGTCGAGTTCACCTACGAATATCAAGACACGACATACACCGGAACAAACGTCTTCCCCGCCCATATCGCTCCCGAATACGACCAGCGGTCGAACGCCGAATCGATCATCGACGAGTACGAAGAAGGGGAATCCGTCACCGCGTATGTCGACTCGACAGACCCGAATCACGCGTTCTTGAAGAACAAAACGTCGAAGACGCCACTGATAATGGCCGGAATCGGTGCTGTGGCTTCACTATTCGGAGCGGTATCGTCCCTGAAGAAGTACCAGAATAACTGA
- a CDS encoding response regulator: MTPPGESIRVLHVDDEPDFAEMSATFMERENDRIDVDTTTSPEKGLDYIRSDDIDCVVSDYDMPGLNGIEFLKQVRTHHPDLPFILFTGKGSEQVASEAISAGVTDYLQKGAGTEQYQLLTNRVLNAVEQYRSKQRAAALDRIQTLARNITQALVRAESRAEAESRVCEIISDAEPYLFAWIGDVDQETNRIEPRAWAGIDDSYLDNITITVDSSPTGQGPGGTAIRERRVAVSQNVAEDSEFEPWREDALERGYQAAAAVPLTYENTLYGELVVYAERPDAFDENERKLLAELGTDIARTFHSLELRDDLRVERCFVDQALDTLPEIFYVIGTDGRFRRWNDRLLEVTGYTDQEIADIQVIDLFPEDEHEQIAEAIEGALSTGRNTVKTRLLTASGDQIPYAITGARLTDPENDPVGIVGIGREIAES; the protein is encoded by the coding sequence ATGACACCACCGGGCGAATCGATCCGCGTTCTGCACGTCGATGATGAACCCGATTTTGCAGAGATGTCTGCGACGTTTATGGAACGTGAGAATGATCGAATCGATGTCGACACCACGACGAGCCCAGAGAAGGGGCTTGACTACATTCGCAGCGATGACATCGATTGTGTGGTGTCAGACTACGATATGCCGGGTCTGAACGGCATCGAGTTTCTCAAGCAGGTTCGCACACACCATCCCGACCTTCCATTTATTCTATTCACTGGCAAGGGAAGTGAACAAGTCGCCAGCGAGGCGATCTCAGCTGGTGTCACTGACTACCTTCAGAAAGGAGCAGGGACCGAACAGTACCAACTCCTCACCAATCGCGTTCTGAACGCCGTCGAACAGTACCGCTCGAAACAGCGCGCTGCTGCACTTGACCGTATCCAAACCCTGGCCAGGAACATCACTCAGGCGCTCGTACGTGCTGAATCGCGCGCCGAGGCCGAATCCCGCGTCTGTGAGATTATCAGCGACGCTGAGCCCTATCTGTTCGCTTGGATTGGCGATGTCGATCAGGAGACGAATCGTATCGAGCCCCGGGCTTGGGCCGGCATCGATGACAGCTATTTGGACAACATTACCATCACAGTTGATTCGTCACCGACTGGGCAGGGTCCAGGTGGTACAGCGATCCGCGAACGGCGCGTCGCCGTCTCCCAGAACGTCGCCGAAGATTCTGAGTTCGAACCGTGGCGTGAGGACGCACTCGAACGGGGATATCAGGCTGCAGCTGCCGTGCCACTGACGTACGAAAACACGCTTTACGGCGAACTCGTCGTCTACGCCGAGCGTCCGGACGCCTTTGACGAGAACGAACGAAAACTGCTCGCTGAATTAGGTACCGATATCGCCCGTACCTTCCACTCGCTGGAGCTCCGGGATGATCTGCGTGTGGAACGTTGTTTTGTTGACCAAGCACTCGATACGCTTCCGGAAATCTTCTACGTGATCGGGACCGACGGTAGATTCCGGCGGTGGAACGACCGACTCCTAGAAGTCACCGGGTACACGGATCAAGAGATTGCCGATATACAAGTAATCGATCTCTTCCCAGAAGACGAACACGAGCAGATAGCTGAAGCGATCGAAGGGGCTCTGTCAACGGGACGTAACACTGTTAAGACGCGTTTGCTCACGGCATCTGGTGACCAGATCCCGTACGCAATAACTGGTGCACGTCTCACCGATCCCGAGAACGATCCGGTCGGTATCGTCGGTATTGGCCGAGAAATCGCCGAGAGTTAG
- a CDS encoding response regulator translates to MAIQTSGEAESAVFALPDDDSEITVLVVDDDPDLLDLTATFLEREQEGFETHTESDPTEAIDTVAEVNCDAIVCDYEMPTLDGLEFLEAVREDYEDIPFILFTGKGSEEIASEAISKGVTDYLEKRTGPEQYSLLANRICNAVEQYRASEALKRSEAKFSKVVKNSTDVLGIVDKNGHFKYISPACESELGYEQEELIGECAFDYMPPEDRQEAMDEFFTAIEYPDKEPTIEFRFEDPEGGWTLVEARGKNLFDDEYINGFVVNARDITEQKEREQELKQQNEQLRNMRQMMSHDLQNPVSVAADSLVLYQDTGNERWLEKVENAVDRIDELLDQVSDHPVGETDITDTETVELRDIVSSAWKTVETPNAELHIESSKEFEADASRLKRVFENLIRNAVEHCDESTVVRVGTTDEGLYFEDTGPGIPEDERDEIFESGYTTDPEKTGFGLNIVREIIIGHGWDITVTESDDGGARFEIAGIVYQPSVYN, encoded by the coding sequence ATGGCAATCCAGACCAGCGGTGAGGCCGAATCAGCGGTCTTCGCTCTCCCTGACGACGACTCGGAGATTACCGTCCTCGTCGTCGATGACGATCCCGACCTCCTAGATCTTACTGCTACATTCTTGGAACGCGAGCAGGAAGGCTTCGAGACGCATACAGAGTCAGACCCGACCGAAGCTATCGATACCGTTGCCGAGGTAAATTGCGATGCGATCGTATGCGACTACGAAATGCCGACACTGGATGGGCTCGAATTCCTCGAAGCTGTCCGCGAGGACTATGAGGACATCCCGTTCATCCTGTTCACCGGCAAAGGGAGCGAGGAGATCGCCAGCGAGGCGATATCAAAGGGTGTCACAGACTATCTGGAGAAACGGACCGGCCCGGAGCAGTACTCGCTCCTCGCGAATCGTATCTGTAACGCCGTCGAGCAGTACCGAGCCTCGGAAGCGCTCAAGCGCTCTGAGGCGAAGTTCAGCAAGGTGGTAAAGAACTCGACCGATGTCCTCGGGATTGTCGACAAGAATGGACATTTCAAGTATATCTCACCGGCCTGTGAGAGCGAGTTGGGGTACGAACAGGAGGAGCTGATTGGGGAATGTGCATTCGACTATATGCCACCGGAAGATCGGCAGGAAGCGATGGACGAATTCTTTACAGCGATCGAATATCCAGATAAGGAACCCACCATCGAATTCCGATTCGAAGACCCTGAGGGCGGGTGGACGCTCGTCGAAGCACGTGGGAAGAACCTCTTTGACGACGAATACATCAACGGCTTCGTCGTTAATGCCCGTGACATCACCGAGCAAAAAGAGCGGGAACAGGAACTAAAACAGCAAAACGAACAACTCCGTAATATGCGGCAGATGATGTCTCACGATCTCCAAAATCCCGTAAGCGTAGCGGCCGATTCGCTGGTTCTCTACCAAGACACTGGTAACGAGCGGTGGCTGGAAAAAGTGGAGAACGCAGTCGATCGGATCGACGAACTCCTGGACCAGGTATCGGACCATCCAGTGGGTGAGACCGATATTACCGATACTGAGACGGTTGAACTCCGAGATATCGTCAGTTCAGCCTGGAAAACAGTCGAGACACCAAACGCAGAACTGCATATCGAGAGTTCGAAAGAGTTTGAAGCAGACGCCAGCCGGCTGAAGCGAGTTTTCGAGAACCTGATTCGAAATGCCGTCGAGCACTGCGACGAATCGACGGTTGTCAGAGTTGGGACGACCGACGAAGGATTGTATTTCGAAGATACTGGTCCGGGGATTCCCGAAGACGAGCGGGACGAAATCTTCGAATCCGGCTACACGACCGATCCCGAGAAGACCGGGTTCGGCTTGAATATCGTGAGGGAGATCATTATCGGTCACGGTTGGGATATCACAGTCACCGAAAGTGACGACGGTGGTGCCAGATTCGAAATTGCTGGGATCGTCTATCAGCCCTCTGTCTACAACTGA